In one window of Pseudomonas putida DNA:
- a CDS encoding polyamine ABC transporter substrate-binding protein translates to MRKALKVIGGLLLVSSTALVQAAAEGDSSNTLRLYNWTDYIGETTLADFEKATGIKVVYDTFDGYETVQTKLLTGRSGYDLVMLNASLVPPLIQAGVFQALDKQQLPSWHNLDEQVVSNLQGYDPGLKYSAPYTWGSSGVTYNVDKIKARMPDAPIGSLAMLFDPAIVSRFADCGVTLMDAPTEVIPLALQYLGKDPRSAAPADLKAAEQLLLGIRPYIRKFDSVNYLTSLPNGDVCLALTWSGDYATAQARAVEAKKAIKLAFFIPKEGSLIWFDNLYIPKDAPHASNAHRFIEFLLQPQTMAKVTNFIHYANSNAAATALVKADIRQDPAIYPDAQTRERLFAQKTQTPKDMRAITRVWSTVKTGF, encoded by the coding sequence CTGACTACATCGGTGAAACCACCTTGGCCGACTTCGAAAAGGCCACCGGCATCAAAGTGGTTTACGACACCTTCGATGGCTATGAAACGGTCCAGACCAAACTGCTCACCGGCCGCTCCGGCTACGACCTGGTCATGCTCAATGCGTCGCTGGTGCCACCGCTGATCCAGGCCGGTGTGTTCCAGGCCCTGGACAAACAGCAACTGCCCAGTTGGCACAACCTCGACGAGCAGGTGGTCAGCAACCTGCAAGGTTACGACCCTGGCCTGAAGTACTCGGCGCCCTACACCTGGGGCAGCTCCGGCGTTACCTACAACGTCGACAAGATCAAGGCGCGCATGCCCGACGCACCGATCGGCTCGCTGGCCATGTTGTTCGACCCTGCCATTGTTTCGCGCTTCGCCGATTGCGGGGTGACTTTGATGGACGCCCCCACCGAAGTGATTCCACTGGCCCTGCAGTACCTGGGCAAGGATCCGCGCAGCGCCGCACCGGCAGATCTCAAGGCCGCCGAGCAGCTACTGCTGGGCATCCGCCCCTATATCCGCAAGTTCGACTCGGTCAACTACCTGACCAGCCTGCCCAACGGCGACGTGTGCCTGGCCTTGACCTGGTCGGGCGACTACGCCACCGCCCAGGCGCGTGCGGTGGAGGCGAAGAAGGCTATCAAGCTGGCGTTCTTCATTCCCAAGGAAGGCTCGCTGATCTGGTTCGACAACCTCTACATCCCCAAGGACGCGCCGCACGCCAGCAACGCCCATCGCTTCATCGAGTTCCTGCTGCAGCCACAGACCATGGCCAAGGTGACCAACTTCATCCACTACGCCAACAGCAATGCCGCGGCCACCGCCCTGGTAAAGGCCGATATCCGCCAGGACCCGGCGATCTACCCGGACGCCCAGACCCGCGAACGGCTGTTCGCGCAAAAGACCCAGACACCCAAGGACATGCGTGCGATCACGCGGGTCTGGAGCACGGTCAAGACCGGATTCTGA
- a CDS encoding aminotransferase, which translates to MATSNNAFAIVHDPLVEADKAHYMHGYHMFDEHREQGALNITEGEGAYIRDTQGNRFLDAVGGMWCTNIGLGREEMALAIADQVRKLAYSNPFSDMANDVAIELCRKLAQLAPGDLDHVFLTTGGSTAVDTAYRLIQYYQNCRGKPGKKHIIARYNAYHGSTTLTMQIGNKAADRVPEFDYAHDLIHHISNPNPYRAPDNMDEAEFLDFLVAEFEDKILSLGADNVAAFFAEPIMGSGGVIIPPEGYFARMWQLCQTYDILFVADEVVTSFGRLGTFFASEELFGVTPDIITTAKGLTSAYLPLGACIFSERIWQVIAEPGKGRCFTHGFTYSGHPVCCTAALKNIEIIERESLLEHVKDVGSYLEQRLQSLRDLPLVGDVRCMKLMACVEFVADKASKALFDDVINIGERIHSKAQARGLLVRPIMHLNVMSPPLIVTRAQVDEIVETLRQCILETARELAAQGLYQGR; encoded by the coding sequence ATGGCCACCTCAAACAACGCATTCGCTATCGTCCACGATCCATTGGTGGAAGCCGACAAGGCCCATTACATGCACGGTTACCATATGTTCGACGAGCATCGCGAACAGGGCGCGCTGAACATCACCGAAGGCGAAGGCGCCTATATCCGCGATACCCAAGGCAACCGCTTCCTCGATGCCGTTGGCGGCATGTGGTGCACCAACATTGGCCTGGGGCGCGAGGAAATGGCCTTGGCCATTGCCGACCAGGTGCGCAAGCTTGCCTATTCGAACCCGTTCTCGGACATGGCCAACGACGTGGCCATCGAGCTCTGCCGCAAGCTTGCGCAACTGGCACCGGGCGACCTGGACCATGTCTTCCTCACCACAGGCGGCTCGACTGCCGTGGACACCGCCTACCGACTGATCCAGTACTACCAGAACTGCCGCGGCAAGCCGGGCAAGAAACACATCATCGCCCGCTATAACGCCTACCACGGCTCGACCACCCTGACCATGCAGATCGGCAACAAGGCTGCCGACCGGGTACCTGAGTTCGACTATGCCCACGACCTGATCCACCACATCTCCAACCCCAACCCGTACCGCGCCCCGGACAACATGGACGAAGCCGAATTCCTCGACTTTCTGGTCGCCGAGTTCGAGGACAAGATTCTCTCCCTGGGGGCCGACAACGTCGCAGCCTTCTTCGCCGAACCTATCATGGGCTCGGGCGGGGTGATCATCCCGCCCGAGGGGTACTTCGCGCGCATGTGGCAGCTGTGCCAGACCTACGACATCCTGTTCGTCGCCGACGAAGTAGTGACCTCGTTCGGACGCCTGGGCACCTTCTTCGCCAGCGAAGAGCTGTTCGGTGTCACCCCGGATATCATCACCACGGCCAAGGGCCTGACGTCCGCCTACCTGCCACTGGGTGCGTGCATCTTCTCCGAGCGTATCTGGCAGGTGATCGCCGAGCCGGGCAAGGGGCGTTGCTTCACCCACGGGTTCACCTACAGCGGCCATCCAGTGTGCTGTACCGCGGCGCTGAAGAACATCGAGATCATCGAGCGGGAAAGCTTGCTGGAACACGTCAAGGATGTTGGCAGCTACCTGGAACAACGCCTGCAGAGCCTGCGCGATCTGCCGCTGGTAGGCGATGTGCGCTGCATGAAGCTGATGGCCTGCGTCGAATTCGTCGCCGACAAGGCGAGCAAGGCACTGTTCGACGATGTGATCAATATTGGTGAGCGCATCCACAGCAAGGCCCAGGCCAGGGGTTTGCTGGTGCGGCCGATCATGCACCTGAACGTGATGTCGCCGCCGCTGATCGTCACCCGCGCCCAGGTCGACGAGATCGTCGAAACCCTGCGCCAGTGCATCCTCGAAACCGCGCGCGAGCTTGCTGCGCAAGGGTTGTATCAAGGGCGATGA
- a CDS encoding helix-turn-helix domain-containing protein: MSSLQRAVRGRARQARLPGMTQASPDTPLTLTLGALQQWHAALQGALSHSESPQALQHLAKALGQLVAVESMMISVESQGQAPRLLYQQGIPDAHRDAVLNRYFAAGYLLDPFCLAVQSGLAEGFYHLQDIAPDNFFDSDYYKAYYLGTGCSEDSYYITDLSDGRKLSLSLFQGCSGTRLSAQQIDLLRAVEPMVRELLGRYARYNLEPGSAPLEHASLQAAFDSFGCQVLTDREREVAHMILRGHSVKSTAQDLGISPETVRMHRKNLYLKLGINSQSELFARFIDWLRQG, encoded by the coding sequence ATGAGCAGCCTGCAACGGGCTGTGCGTGGGCGTGCCCGGCAGGCTAGACTGCCGGGCATGACCCAGGCCTCTCCCGACACACCGCTCACCCTCACTCTCGGCGCGCTGCAACAGTGGCATGCGGCGTTGCAAGGTGCGTTGTCCCATAGCGAATCACCACAGGCCCTGCAGCATCTGGCCAAGGCGCTGGGCCAACTGGTGGCGGTGGAGTCGATGATGATCAGCGTCGAAAGCCAGGGGCAGGCGCCGCGGCTGTTGTACCAGCAGGGTATTCCCGATGCCCATCGCGACGCCGTGCTCAACCGCTACTTTGCGGCCGGCTACCTGCTCGATCCGTTCTGCCTGGCGGTGCAGAGCGGGCTGGCCGAAGGTTTCTATCACTTGCAGGACATCGCGCCGGACAACTTCTTCGACAGTGACTACTACAAGGCTTACTACCTGGGCACTGGCTGCAGCGAAGACAGCTATTACATCACCGACCTCAGCGATGGCCGCAAGCTTTCTCTGAGCCTGTTCCAGGGCTGCAGCGGCACACGGCTGAGCGCGCAACAGATCGACCTGTTGCGCGCGGTCGAACCCATGGTGCGCGAACTGCTGGGGCGCTATGCACGGTACAACCTCGAACCAGGTTCGGCGCCGCTGGAGCACGCAAGTCTGCAGGCTGCGTTCGACAGCTTCGGCTGCCAGGTGCTGACTGATCGCGAGCGTGAGGTTGCACACATGATCCTGCGTGGCCATTCGGTGAAGTCAACGGCACAGGACCTCGGCATTTCGCCGGAGACCGTACGCATGCACCGCAAGAATCTCTATCTGAAGCTGGGTATCAATTCGCAATCGGAGCTGTTCGCGCGCTTCATCGACTGGCTGCGCCAGGGCTAA
- a CDS encoding DNA-binding protein: protein MARGGIDKAAVQQARQALIARGEHPSIDAVRIELGNTGSKTTIHRYMRELEALQPLADKRSPALSDTLGRFVGQLAEQLREEAEARIRDAQAVFDEQRGQLQVQLQLAQQALAAAHQQQQIQVSALAAESEKLETALSTLQAEQLRSASLNQSLGELRLRLTDKDEQLQQTQGELRQLQQDAIARQEELTHLHRENERLLTENRQASAQHKQLDEQLEQRDAQVQGLRSILAQAQGASEEVRRQLDSERQALVGQRDICAEHMRLIERLQDRLTLSEARCAQLETFQAKGA, encoded by the coding sequence ATGGCCCGCGGCGGCATCGACAAGGCGGCAGTACAGCAGGCACGGCAGGCGCTGATCGCCCGGGGCGAGCATCCGAGTATTGATGCAGTACGTATCGAATTGGGTAACACCGGTTCGAAAACCACCATTCATCGCTACATGCGCGAGCTCGAAGCGCTGCAACCGCTGGCTGACAAGCGTTCACCGGCCCTCAGCGACACGCTGGGGCGTTTCGTTGGCCAACTGGCCGAGCAGTTGCGCGAGGAAGCAGAGGCCCGTATTCGCGACGCGCAGGCGGTGTTCGATGAACAGCGCGGCCAATTGCAGGTGCAGTTGCAACTTGCCCAGCAAGCACTCGCGGCTGCTCACCAGCAACAACAGATTCAGGTCAGCGCCCTTGCGGCCGAGTCGGAAAAGCTCGAGACAGCGCTGAGCACTCTGCAGGCCGAGCAACTGCGCAGCGCCAGCCTCAACCAGTCCCTGGGCGAACTGCGGCTCAGGCTGACCGACAAGGACGAGCAGTTGCAGCAGACGCAAGGGGAATTGCGTCAGTTGCAGCAGGACGCGATCGCCCGCCAGGAAGAACTGACACACCTGCACCGTGAGAATGAGCGCCTGCTGACCGAAAACCGACAGGCCAGCGCCCAGCACAAACAACTCGACGAACAATTGGAGCAGCGCGATGCCCAGGTTCAAGGGCTGCGCTCGATCCTGGCCCAGGCGCAGGGGGCGAGCGAGGAGGTACGTCGGCAGTTGGACAGCGAGCGTCAGGCGCTGGTGGGTCAGCGTGACATCTGCGCCGAACATATGCGCCTGATCGAGCGCCTGCAGGATCGTCTGACACTTAGCGAGGCGCGCTGTGCGCAGCTCGAGACCTTCCAGGCAAAGGGCGCGTAG
- a CDS encoding DUF6021 family protein, with the protein MSEQKRPHPAQGPHSSDKASSKQDLGFDPDSPDLEDPQVDPQGPAKPPRDHEKKGK; encoded by the coding sequence ATGAGCGAACAGAAACGTCCCCACCCTGCGCAAGGGCCTCACTCCTCCGACAAGGCGTCCAGCAAGCAGGACCTGGGTTTTGATCCGGACTCTCCTGACCTGGAGGATCCGCAAGTCGACCCGCAAGGTCCGGCAAAGCCACCTCGCGATCACGAAAAGAAAGGTAAGTAA
- a CDS encoding DUF4142 domain-containing protein, producing the protein MNTLFLKRAGLCMAMGLASMQVMAASSDDFVEAATEAGIAEVVTGNLALEKSKDAEIKTFAQQMVTDHTQANQKLGDIARKLDISVPDEAALTDKVKKMILEWRDESFDKSYVNNQVDAHEKAVELFKKEAASSDKPELKAFASETLPTLEKHLEHAKQLQAKHGK; encoded by the coding sequence ATGAATACTCTGTTCCTCAAGCGAGCCGGTCTGTGCATGGCCATGGGCCTTGCCTCGATGCAGGTGATGGCCGCTTCCTCCGACGATTTCGTCGAGGCCGCGACCGAAGCCGGTATCGCTGAAGTCGTAACCGGCAACCTGGCGCTGGAAAAGAGCAAGGACGCCGAGATCAAGACCTTCGCCCAGCAGATGGTCACCGATCACACCCAGGCCAACCAGAAGCTCGGTGATATCGCCCGCAAGCTGGATATCAGCGTGCCTGACGAGGCTGCGCTCACCGACAAAGTCAAGAAGATGATCCTGGAATGGCGCGACGAGTCGTTCGACAAGTCCTATGTCAACAATCAGGTCGATGCCCACGAGAAAGCCGTGGAGCTGTTCAAGAAGGAAGCCGCATCGTCCGACAAGCCGGAGCTCAAGGCCTTCGCCAGCGAAACCCTGCCCACCCTCGAGAAGCACCTGGAGCATGCCAAACAGCTTCAGGCCAAGCACGGCAAGTGA